In Sporosarcina luteola, a single window of DNA contains:
- a CDS encoding aromatic acid exporter family protein — translation MVGMGYRTIKTAIGAGLAIWIASLFDLEFATFAAIIVIMCIEKTKKRTLHSIRKKFFASLLSLLLGSICFELLGYHPIVLTLFILFFVPALIKLRIQEGFVTSMVVILHIYTVKEANLENLLNELYVIFIGIGIALLVNSIMPSFKKEIENYKTEIETKFSAILYQFSILLKNGEQNWDGKELIEVEDVLNRAKNIAIQDVENHLLRKENKDYYYLEMREDQLQILKQMVGIISIVSSSELDIKQRGMLAGIFLNISQHVDSGDTTIALKLLEEYEQSIRETELPKTREEFEIRANLFYLNFEIKNYLIIKKNIFDRSKH, via the coding sequence ATGGTAGGAATGGGATATCGGACAATTAAGACTGCAATAGGTGCAGGACTAGCAATATGGATTGCAAGTCTATTCGATTTGGAATTTGCAACATTTGCGGCGATTATCGTTATTATGTGTATTGAGAAGACAAAAAAAAGAACTTTACATTCCATCCGGAAGAAGTTCTTTGCGTCTCTATTATCTTTACTTCTTGGTTCCATTTGCTTTGAATTATTAGGATATCATCCAATAGTATTAACTTTATTTATCTTGTTTTTTGTCCCAGCCCTTATAAAATTACGTATTCAGGAAGGTTTCGTCACAAGTATGGTTGTTATTTTACATATTTACACAGTGAAGGAAGCCAACTTGGAAAACTTATTGAATGAACTTTACGTTATTTTCATTGGTATAGGAATCGCCTTGCTCGTGAATAGCATTATGCCAAGCTTTAAGAAAGAAATTGAAAACTATAAAACGGAAATTGAAACTAAATTCAGCGCTATTCTATACCAATTCTCTATTCTTTTAAAAAACGGTGAACAAAATTGGGACGGAAAAGAGTTAATCGAAGTCGAAGATGTCCTGAATCGGGCTAAAAACATTGCTATACAAGATGTAGAAAACCATCTATTACGAAAAGAAAACAAAGATTATTATTATCTCGAAATGCGGGAGGATCAACTGCAAATCTTAAAACAGATGGTTGGCATTATAAGCATTGTTTCTTCATCAGAGTTAGACATCAAACAAAGAGGCATGCTCGCTGGCATTTTTCTTAACATCAGCCAACATGTAGACTCGGGAGATACAACCATTGCATTAAAGCTATTAGAGGAATACGAACAATCCATACGGGAAACAGAATTGCCAAAGACCAGGGAAGAATTTGAAATCAGGGCAAATCTATTTTATCTAAACTTCGAGATCAAGAACTATTTAATTATTAAGAAAAACATTTTTGACAGAAGCAAACATTAA
- the rlmH gene encoding 23S rRNA (pseudouridine(1915)-N(3))-methyltransferase RlmH, with protein MNITIVSVGKLKEKYLKMGIDEYAKRLGAYAKIDLVEVPDEKAPESLSEADMEIVKKKEADRILAKINPDAYVVALAIEGKMKTSEELAAGMESLMTYGRSKVVFVIGGSLGLHNDVLKRADELLSFSKMTFPHQLMKLVLLEQVYRGFRIIKGEPYHK; from the coding sequence GTGAATATTACAATTGTGTCAGTTGGCAAACTAAAAGAAAAATATTTGAAAATGGGCATCGACGAATATGCCAAACGACTCGGAGCTTATGCGAAAATTGATTTAGTGGAAGTACCGGATGAAAAAGCCCCTGAGTCTTTGAGTGAAGCCGACATGGAAATTGTTAAGAAAAAAGAAGCCGACCGAATTCTCGCGAAAATCAACCCCGATGCATACGTGGTTGCGTTGGCGATTGAGGGTAAAATGAAAACGAGCGAAGAATTGGCTGCGGGGATGGAGTCGTTGATGACGTACGGGCGAAGCAAAGTTGTCTTTGTCATCGGTGGCTCTCTCGGATTACATAATGATGTATTGAAACGGGCAGATGAGTTATTGTCGTTCTCAAAGATGACGTTTCCGCATCAGTTGATGAAATTGGTGTTGTTGGAGCAGGTGTATCGGGGATTTAGGATTATCAAGGGTGAACCGTACCATAAGTAA
- a CDS encoding CxxH/CxxC protein, with protein MKIYSCETHINHALDVLVAQEETFPIMEKVDEVNKLSTKCEYCDTPATYIVANR; from the coding sequence ATGAAAATATATAGCTGTGAAACCCATATAAATCATGCATTGGACGTACTTGTTGCACAAGAGGAGACATTTCCGATCATGGAAAAAGTCGATGAAGTGAATAAGTTATCCACAAAATGCGAGTACTGTGACACACCCGCAACGTATATTGTGGCGAACAGGTAA
- a CDS encoding S1C family serine protease: protein MDEFNQRPGNGEEKPVIQETERHEEPPRYSERPVKSKRRGGFLTALFGAILGGLIVWFLMNSTFDKEKVTPQVGSETTGENNLTSERVSIDINTDVTDVVSEVADTVVGITNLQTVRDFWSAKETTREGSGSGVIYKKEGDKAYIVTNHHVVENAEELEITFDDGTKADGRLVGSDMWTDLAVVEIDAAHVKTVIEFGDSDALKRGETVIAIGNPLGLGFAGSVTMGIVSGKDRSIPMDFDQNGTVDWQADVLQTDAAINPGNSGGALINMAGQLVGINSMKISESTVEGIGLAIPINIAVPIIKDLETTGTVQRPTMGVSLFNLEDVPSSERRGVLKLPEEIAGGVIVTQVFRNTPAEAAGVQKYDVIVEMDGKKISDMVGLRKHLYNDKKVGDMMKMKVYRDGEPIDIEMELKDGNTF from the coding sequence ATGGACGAATTCAATCAAAGACCCGGCAATGGAGAAGAAAAGCCGGTCATTCAAGAAACAGAAAGGCATGAAGAACCGCCAAGATACAGCGAAAGACCAGTCAAATCGAAACGTCGTGGCGGCTTTTTAACAGCCCTCTTTGGAGCAATTCTCGGAGGGCTCATCGTCTGGTTCCTCATGAATTCCACTTTCGACAAGGAGAAAGTGACTCCACAAGTCGGCAGCGAGACGACTGGTGAAAACAACCTGACGAGCGAGAGAGTCTCCATCGATATTAATACGGATGTTACTGATGTAGTATCGGAAGTCGCAGATACGGTTGTCGGCATCACCAATCTTCAAACAGTGCGTGACTTTTGGTCGGCGAAGGAAACGACGAGGGAAGGCAGCGGATCGGGAGTCATCTATAAGAAAGAAGGCGACAAGGCGTATATCGTCACTAATCATCACGTCGTCGAAAACGCTGAGGAGTTGGAAATCACGTTCGATGACGGAACGAAGGCTGACGGAAGACTTGTCGGCAGTGATATGTGGACTGATTTGGCCGTCGTGGAAATCGATGCAGCCCATGTTAAAACAGTCATCGAATTTGGTGATTCGGATGCTTTAAAGCGCGGAGAGACGGTCATTGCAATCGGTAACCCGCTCGGCCTTGGCTTTGCAGGTTCCGTAACAATGGGGATTGTCTCTGGGAAGGACCGATCGATACCGATGGATTTCGATCAGAATGGGACGGTCGATTGGCAGGCGGACGTCCTGCAAACAGACGCTGCCATCAACCCGGGAAATTCAGGTGGAGCGCTCATCAATATGGCGGGACAATTGGTCGGCATCAACTCGATGAAAATTTCGGAGTCGACTGTGGAAGGGATCGGTCTTGCTATTCCAATCAATATTGCAGTACCGATCATTAAAGACCTTGAAACGACCGGCACGGTTCAGCGGCCGACAATGGGCGTCAGTCTCTTTAATCTGGAGGATGTCCCTTCATCGGAACGAAGAGGAGTGTTGAAACTGCCGGAGGAGATAGCTGGGGGAGTCATCGTCACCCAAGTATTTCGCAACACACCGGCGGAAGCAGCAGGCGTACAGAAGTATGATGTCATTGTGGAAATGGACGGTAAGAAAATTTCGGACATGGTTGGCTTGCGCAAGCATCTATACAATGACAAAAAGGTCGGGGACATGATGAAAATGAAAGTGTATCGCGATGGAGAACCCATTGATATTGAAATGGAACTGAAAGACGGCAATACATTCTGA
- a CDS encoding MBL fold metallo-hydrolase, which produces MRFSVLASGSTGNSIYIETEEHAFLVDAGLSAKRMEQQLENIGRSMTNVDGIFVTHEHSDHIKGIGVLARRYKVPIYANEKTWLAMNGLVGEIPTEQRYHFNMETNMSFGSLDIQSFAVSHDAADPMFYVFHQNDRKLSIITDTGYVSDRMKGHIQGSDAFVFESNHDVSMLQMGRYPWSVKRRILSDVGHVSNEDAAVAMSEVVAQKETRIYLSHLSKDNNMKDLARMSVAQTLEACGIRPGEFVHLHDTDADKPTELVTV; this is translated from the coding sequence ATGCGTTTCAGTGTGCTCGCAAGTGGCAGTACGGGCAATTCAATATATATAGAGACCGAAGAGCATGCTTTTCTGGTCGATGCTGGACTTAGTGCAAAAAGAATGGAGCAGCAGCTTGAAAACATCGGGCGCTCCATGACGAATGTAGATGGCATCTTTGTCACCCATGAACATAGCGATCACATTAAAGGGATTGGTGTTCTGGCACGAAGATACAAAGTGCCAATCTATGCGAATGAGAAGACTTGGCTTGCGATGAATGGGCTCGTCGGCGAAATTCCGACGGAGCAACGATACCATTTCAATATGGAGACGAATATGTCATTCGGCTCTCTCGACATCCAGTCGTTCGCAGTTTCCCATGACGCCGCGGATCCGATGTTCTACGTATTCCATCAGAATGACCGCAAGCTTTCGATCATCACGGATACGGGGTATGTGAGCGATAGGATGAAAGGGCATATCCAAGGGTCTGATGCGTTCGTGTTCGAAAGCAATCATGACGTCAGCATGCTGCAGATGGGCCGCTACCCATGGTCGGTCAAACGCAGAATCCTGAGCGACGTCGGGCATGTTTCGAATGAAGATGCCGCTGTTGCAATGAGTGAAGTCGTCGCTCAAAAAGAGACAAGAATTTATTTATCGCATCTAAGCAAGGATAATAATATGAAAGACCTCGCAAGGATGAGCGTTGCACAAACATTGGAGGCATGCGGGATCCGCCCGGGGGAATTCGTGCATTTGCATGATACCGACGCGGACAAACCGACAGAGCTTGTCACTGTTTAA
- a CDS encoding two-component system regulatory protein YycI → MDWNKTKTIFIVVFSILNIFLYFLYLNQRTEAQNIQVAGKTSIEDLMKQENITYNVPQVVKNDFSYISANMKSFSQEELEPLEDQSIVIFDNTQIESIMDTPVSIRNAKEDYDFKDFITKYVWNGAEYERWEVDKEARKAIFFQRVNGEPIFYSPNATLTIYWDENYEVTHYNQRMLEEFSSDNHKKEVLTQDEAVRSLVTRGYLKQDSKVLNVTPGYSSLVQLTGKQVFAPTWNIRVELKDGTIEDHFINAIEGKVIDFKLDKLKEEEFDEAEDEEE, encoded by the coding sequence TTGGATTGGAATAAAACAAAAACAATCTTCATTGTCGTCTTTTCCATCTTGAATATCTTCCTTTATTTCTTATATTTGAATCAGCGCACCGAGGCGCAAAATATTCAGGTTGCGGGGAAAACGTCGATTGAGGATTTAATGAAGCAGGAGAATATTACGTACAATGTGCCGCAAGTCGTGAAAAATGACTTCTCCTACATCTCCGCAAATATGAAATCCTTTTCGCAGGAGGAATTGGAACCGCTTGAGGATCAATCCATTGTCATCTTCGACAACACACAGATTGAATCTATAATGGATACTCCTGTGTCTATCCGGAATGCAAAAGAAGACTATGATTTCAAGGATTTTATAACGAAATATGTATGGAACGGAGCAGAATATGAGCGTTGGGAAGTGGATAAGGAAGCACGGAAAGCCATCTTCTTTCAAAGAGTGAATGGGGAACCGATTTTCTACAGCCCGAATGCGACTTTGACGATCTATTGGGACGAGAACTATGAAGTGACCCATTACAATCAGCGAATGCTAGAGGAATTCTCGAGCGACAACCATAAAAAAGAAGTGTTGACGCAAGATGAAGCGGTTAGGTCACTCGTTACACGCGGTTATTTAAAGCAAGATTCCAAAGTGTTGAATGTGACGCCAGGATACTCATCACTCGTCCAATTGACCGGGAAGCAAGTATTTGCCCCGACATGGAATATTCGTGTAGAATTGAAGGACGGCACCATCGAGGATCACTTCATCAATGCTATTGAAGGTAAAGTGATAGACTTTAAATTGGACAAGTTGAAAGAGGAAGAATTCGATGAGGCTGAGGATGAAGAAGAATAA
- a CDS encoding YycH family regulatory protein, with translation MGLKYIEPIKSIILLLLVLLSVTFTFSIWTYSPRLDTIEQSPTVDISIGARKQVEDLIKPYKFLIKYDESFRGTTDQNRIDHIVREMGTWKVSQLAREPNEMNKGQMKSFFEQTNQFTLFFQGEVPLPVYDEILPIEDVQLPEFRFDRLVVRWNPKEIAFEAHFINRATGIHYRGKIAASDTMKSYRQIILEGENLPSYAEVNVSESVYLAVPTEPVKMLQSTYIQEEISPTRFRDALFNDPNAVRRSQVDSTDEEFGDDHAQLRVNTETKMLNFAHPAALSSDPAAYPSDLLIDVIDSINEHGGWTDAYRFSYINPTSRYVRFQLYVHGYPVFSEPPVTGTTEIAQYYGENRVFRYIRPYYKIDVPLANDEIELPPGTDIVNELLEVENLDFGTVEEITTGYMMKHDLEQRIFIMEPAWYYYAKGNWVRYTPEQGGSEQIGLE, from the coding sequence ATGGGATTGAAGTATATTGAGCCTATCAAATCAATCATCCTACTATTGCTTGTCTTGTTGAGCGTCACATTCACCTTTTCCATTTGGACGTATTCTCCGAGGTTGGATACGATTGAACAATCACCGACCGTCGACATATCCATCGGAGCACGGAAGCAAGTGGAGGATCTCATCAAGCCGTATAAGTTTCTTATTAAGTACGACGAATCGTTCAGAGGGACGACCGATCAGAATCGAATTGATCATATTGTGAGGGAAATGGGCACCTGGAAAGTTTCCCAGTTGGCTCGGGAACCGAACGAGATGAACAAGGGTCAGATGAAATCCTTTTTCGAACAGACGAATCAGTTCACATTGTTTTTCCAAGGTGAAGTACCGCTGCCGGTATATGATGAGATTTTGCCGATTGAGGATGTTCAACTTCCGGAATTCAGATTTGACCGTCTTGTCGTCAGATGGAATCCGAAGGAAATCGCTTTTGAAGCTCATTTCATCAACCGTGCGACAGGAATCCATTATCGTGGAAAGATAGCAGCCTCGGATACGATGAAGTCGTATCGGCAAATCATCCTGGAAGGGGAAAATCTACCCTCCTATGCGGAAGTGAATGTCTCAGAGTCTGTCTATTTGGCGGTCCCGACTGAACCGGTTAAAATGCTGCAAAGCACGTATATCCAGGAGGAAATCAGTCCGACACGCTTCCGGGATGCTTTATTCAATGATCCGAATGCAGTGCGACGCAGCCAAGTAGATTCGACGGATGAGGAATTTGGTGATGACCATGCACAGCTACGTGTGAATACGGAAACTAAAATGTTGAACTTTGCCCATCCCGCCGCGCTGAGCAGTGATCCGGCAGCATACCCTTCCGACTTGTTGATTGATGTCATTGATTCTATTAATGAGCATGGCGGATGGACGGATGCGTATAGGTTTTCGTATATAAATCCTACCTCCAGGTACGTGAGATTCCAACTATATGTTCATGGTTATCCTGTTTTCAGCGAGCCCCCGGTTACGGGTACAACGGAAATTGCACAGTATTATGGCGAAAACCGGGTTTTCCGGTATATCCGTCCGTACTACAAAATTGATGTGCCGCTGGCGAATGATGAAATAGAGCTTCCGCCAGGGACCGATATTGTAAACGAGCTGCTGGAAGTTGAGAATCTTGATTTTGGAACGGTTGAGGAGATCACAACCGGCTATATGATGAAACATGATTTGGAGCAAAGGATATTTATCATGGAGCCTGCCTGGTATTATTATGCCAAAGGAAATTGGGTCCGCTATACACCTGAACAAGGCGGGAGTGAGCAGATTGGATTGGAATAA
- the walK gene encoding cell wall metabolism sensor histidine kinase WalK — MQKVGFFRSIHVKFVLIYIMLILVAMQIIGLYFASKLEDTLKTNFTTSVRDRMNLVEFSVREEMIKDRSPDDPSIEQSLRTVLSNFNSEDINEIRVINAKYRILATSELGNQSLVGQRSMEDSVRRSITSETFYENINFDPVKRERVMVRVKPITNNNKEVVGTLYVTANIEKVFKQINEINQILAGGVAVSLTITIIIGIFIARTFTRPISDMRRQAQAMAQGNFSRKVYVYGNDEMGQLAIAFNHLTNQLQESQSTTESEQRKLASVLENMTDGVISTDRKGRVSLINDSALMMLRMTRDLVLNRPITSILGLDQEYTFEDLIQVKDSIALDFSTEKEPYILRATFSVTQRETGFVNGLIVVLHDNTEQEKIDMERREFVSNVSHELRTPLTTMRSYLDALAEGAWKNEEIAPSFLRVTQTETERMIRLVNDLLKLSRMDSKEYELNTEWVEFNHFFNSIIERFEFSKSQNVHFKRLLPSADLFVEIDTDKMTQVIDNIISNALKYSPDGGDVRFGVTTSGTYIKVMISDDGMGIPQAYVNRIFDRFYRADRARSRAMGGTGLGLAIAKEMIIAHGGEIWAESEEGKGTTIFFTLPFERQEEGEWD; from the coding sequence ATGCAGAAAGTCGGATTCTTCAGATCGATTCACGTGAAATTCGTCCTCATCTATATCATGCTCATCCTTGTAGCAATGCAGATCATCGGGCTTTATTTTGCTAGTAAGCTTGAAGATACATTGAAGACGAACTTCACAACATCGGTCAGGGACAGGATGAACCTTGTCGAATTCAGTGTGCGTGAAGAAATGATAAAAGACCGGTCACCGGACGATCCGTCAATTGAACAGAGCTTGCGGACCGTCCTTTCGAACTTTAATTCGGAAGACATCAATGAAATTCGGGTCATCAATGCAAAGTATAGAATATTGGCCACCTCCGAATTGGGCAATCAATCATTGGTTGGCCAGCGATCGATGGAAGACAGTGTGAGAAGATCCATCACCTCCGAAACGTTCTATGAGAATATCAACTTTGATCCGGTCAAGCGTGAACGTGTCATGGTTCGCGTGAAACCGATCACGAACAATAATAAGGAAGTCGTCGGCACGTTATATGTGACGGCCAATATTGAAAAAGTGTTCAAGCAGATCAATGAAATTAACCAGATCCTTGCGGGTGGAGTGGCAGTATCGCTGACAATCACAATTATCATCGGCATATTCATCGCCCGTACATTCACAAGGCCGATTTCGGATATGAGGCGCCAGGCGCAAGCGATGGCGCAAGGGAACTTTTCCAGGAAGGTATACGTGTACGGGAATGATGAAATGGGCCAGCTGGCAATCGCCTTTAACCATTTGACGAATCAGCTTCAAGAATCTCAGTCCACGACGGAAAGTGAACAAAGGAAGCTAGCCTCAGTTCTTGAAAATATGACGGACGGCGTCATTTCAACGGATCGCAAAGGCAGAGTGAGCCTGATCAATGATTCCGCGCTCATGATGTTGAGGATGACACGCGATCTAGTGCTGAATCGTCCCATTACGAGCATTTTAGGTTTGGACCAGGAGTATACATTCGAGGATCTCATTCAAGTGAAAGATTCCATTGCGCTCGACTTCAGTACAGAGAAGGAACCATACATCTTGCGGGCTACTTTTTCAGTGACGCAGCGGGAGACGGGCTTTGTGAACGGCCTAATCGTCGTTCTTCATGACAATACCGAGCAGGAGAAAATTGACATGGAGAGACGGGAATTCGTTTCCAACGTTTCTCACGAGCTTCGCACGCCGCTGACGACAATGCGCAGTTATTTGGATGCATTGGCGGAAGGTGCTTGGAAGAACGAGGAGATTGCCCCTTCCTTCCTCCGTGTGACACAGACGGAGACAGAGCGGATGATCCGGCTCGTCAATGACCTATTGAAGCTTTCCAGGATGGATAGTAAAGAATATGAGTTGAATACCGAATGGGTGGAATTCAATCATTTCTTCAACTCAATCATCGAGCGGTTCGAGTTCTCGAAGTCGCAGAACGTTCATTTTAAACGGTTGTTGCCGTCTGCGGATCTATTCGTTGAAATCGATACAGATAAGATGACTCAGGTAATTGACAATATCATTTCAAATGCGCTTAAGTATTCGCCGGATGGCGGGGATGTGCGCTTCGGGGTGACAACATCGGGGACGTATATCAAGGTGATGATCTCAGACGACGGCATGGGCATCCCACAAGCGTATGTGAACCGTATTTTTGATAGGTTCTACAGGGCGGACCGCGCGAGATCGAGGGCAATGGGCGGGACAGGTCTCGGACTTGCCATCGCAAAAGAAATGATCATTGCCCATGGCGGGGAAATATGGGCGGAAAGTGAAGAAGGCAAAGGAACAACAATCTTCTTTACGCTGCCTTTTGAACGACAAGAGGAAGGTGAATGGGATTGA
- the yycF gene encoding response regulator YycF, with amino-acid sequence MQNKTILVVDDEKPIADILEFNLKKEGFTVYCAYDGEEALEKVEEVQPDIMLLDIMLPKRDGMEVCREVRKKYDFPIIMLTAKDSEIDKVLGLELGADDYVTKPFGTRELIARVKANLRRHSKTLSEEQDEATNEITVGSLIIQPDAYLVQKRGESIELTHREFELLHYLSKHIGQVMTREHLLQTVWGYDYFGDVRTVDVTIRRLREKIEDTPSHPTWIVTRRGVGYYLRDPEQE; translated from the coding sequence ATGCAAAATAAAACCATTTTAGTTGTAGATGATGAAAAACCGATAGCAGATATATTAGAGTTTAATTTAAAGAAGGAGGGCTTTACTGTCTATTGCGCATACGACGGTGAAGAGGCGCTCGAAAAAGTGGAAGAGGTACAGCCGGATATTATGCTGCTCGATATCATGCTTCCAAAGCGTGATGGCATGGAAGTATGCAGGGAGGTCAGGAAGAAGTATGATTTCCCGATCATCATGCTGACAGCGAAAGACTCGGAAATCGATAAAGTGCTAGGGTTGGAGCTAGGCGCGGATGATTATGTGACGAAGCCGTTCGGTACACGCGAATTGATTGCCAGGGTGAAGGCGAATTTGCGCAGGCATTCGAAGACATTGTCGGAAGAGCAGGATGAGGCAACAAATGAAATTACAGTTGGAAGCCTCATCATACAGCCGGACGCTTATTTGGTACAAAAACGCGGAGAGTCTATTGAGCTGACCCATCGTGAGTTCGAATTGCTGCATTACCTCTCAAAACATATCGGACAGGTGATGACGAGAGAGCATCTATTGCAAACAGTATGGGGATATGATTACTTCGGGGACGTACGGACAGTCGACGTAACGATCCGCCGTCTGCGTGAAAAGATCGAAGACACTCCGAGCCACCCGACGTGGATCGTAACGAGACGTGGAGTCGGTTACTATTTGCGTGATCCGGAACAGGAGTAA
- a CDS encoding M23 family metallopeptidase, producing MFFKKQNMNNQQNRTALYKKFQKIGIMTVFFGGISISSGFALEKEGESSIHTVYHVYSASEYVGMLSDDKKIEQLKQEELQKAASEYEGLPLTIGTELSVVPEKVFTVGTDDEQVLGKLQNMLTVEAEAIGVQIDDETAFYVKDTADFEEVIKELTLQTVTEQELAEFEARQQSTEPIPPLKESETRLSTIQFSADIQATEGQTAPEEVRSVQEAMTLLNKGTLEEKKYPIQAGDVLGKIASAHNMSTEKLMEINPGITEDSVLQIGQELNVTALEPYIEVEAHYESKEIAPIQFKKLTEKDASTFKGEERVKQKGTDGKKSVTHQIRKKNGKVIGKSVAEEHVLVEPVHEVTVVGTKVIPSRGTGSFKWPADGGYVSSQMGKRWGRVHQGIDIARPSSRSIFASDNGVVTDVGHHATYGNRIIITHNNGYKTLYAHLSSIEVKVGQTVPQGSKIGVMGSTGRSTGMHLHFEVIKNGSNINPLSVLR from the coding sequence ATGTTTTTCAAGAAACAAAACATGAACAATCAACAGAATAGAACGGCCCTATATAAGAAGTTCCAAAAGATAGGTATCATGACAGTCTTCTTTGGAGGAATTAGTATAAGCTCCGGTTTTGCACTGGAAAAAGAGGGAGAGTCCTCAATCCATACCGTCTACCATGTCTACTCGGCCAGCGAATATGTCGGAATGCTGTCTGACGATAAAAAGATCGAACAGCTCAAACAAGAGGAATTACAGAAAGCGGCCTCCGAATACGAAGGACTCCCATTAACAATCGGAACTGAGTTGTCTGTCGTACCGGAAAAGGTATTTACCGTAGGAACAGACGATGAACAGGTCCTTGGAAAACTTCAGAACATGCTTACCGTGGAGGCGGAAGCGATCGGTGTTCAAATTGACGATGAGACAGCATTCTATGTCAAAGACACTGCCGATTTTGAAGAAGTGATCAAGGAACTGACATTGCAAACAGTTACCGAGCAGGAGCTGGCTGAATTCGAAGCCCGCCAACAATCTACTGAACCTATACCACCGTTAAAAGAAAGTGAAACAAGACTTTCAACTATTCAATTCAGCGCCGACATTCAGGCTACTGAAGGACAGACGGCACCCGAAGAGGTCCGAAGCGTGCAAGAGGCAATGACTTTGTTGAATAAAGGTACGTTGGAAGAGAAGAAATATCCTATTCAAGCAGGGGATGTATTAGGGAAAATTGCTAGTGCCCACAATATGTCTACGGAAAAACTAATGGAAATCAATCCGGGCATTACGGAAGATTCGGTCCTTCAGATTGGTCAGGAGCTGAACGTGACAGCGCTTGAACCTTATATAGAAGTGGAAGCACACTATGAATCAAAGGAAATTGCACCAATCCAGTTCAAGAAACTGACTGAAAAAGACGCATCGACGTTCAAAGGTGAAGAGAGAGTTAAACAAAAAGGAACGGACGGCAAGAAATCGGTTACGCATCAGATCCGGAAGAAGAACGGAAAAGTGATTGGCAAGTCCGTAGCAGAGGAACATGTACTGGTAGAACCGGTTCATGAAGTAACGGTCGTCGGTACTAAAGTGATCCCTTCACGCGGGACGGGAAGCTTCAAATGGCCGGCGGATGGCGGATACGTTTCTAGCCAAATGGGGAAACGCTGGGGCAGAGTGCACCAAGGCATTGATATCGCCCGGCCATCGTCACGGTCAATCTTTGCTTCTGACAATGGCGTCGTGACCGATGTAGGCCATCACGCGACGTATGGAAACCGTATCATCATTACTCATAACAATGGGTACAAGACGTTATACGCCCATCTATCGTCTATTGAGGTCAAAGTCGGACAAACAGTACCTCAAGGATCGAAAATCGGTGTCATGGGCTCCACAGGACGCTCAACTGGCATGCATTTGCATTTTGAAGTAATCAAGAACGGTTCCAATATCAATCCGTTGAGTGTGTTAAGATAA